In Notamacropus eugenii isolate mMacEug1 chromosome 1, mMacEug1.pri_v2, whole genome shotgun sequence, one genomic interval encodes:
- the LOC140518024 gene encoding glycine cleavage system H protein, mitochondrial-like has protein sequence MALRAARSVRVAASSLWAVVGAETSGSPASLAAGPARLRVRPGPGSPPFLAAAASRGLCTSALRLAVRKFTDKHEWITIENGIGTVGISNFAQEALGDIVYCSLPEVGTKLNKQDEFGALESVKAASELYSPLSGEVTEINVALAEDPGLVNKSCYEDGWLIKMTLSNPSELDELMSEDAYERYIKSIED, from the coding sequence ATGGCGCTGCGAGCGGCCAGGAGCGTGCGGGTCGCGGCCTCGTCCCTGTGGGCGGTGGTCGGGGCTGAGACCTCCGGATCCCCGGCCTCCCTCGCAGCCGGCCCCGCGCGCCTGCGGGTCCGCCCCGGCCCGggctcccctcccttcctcgcGGCCGCCGCCTCCCGGGGCCTCTGCACCAGCGCCCTGCGACTCGCGGTTCGAAAATTCACAGACAAGCATGAATGGATAACAATTGAAAACGGTATTGGAACTGTGGGAATCAGCAATTTTGCACAGGAAGCATTGGGAGATATAGTTTATTGTAGTCTTCCAGAAGTTGGAACAAAATTGAACAAACAAGATGAGTTCGGAGCTTTGGAAAGTGTGAAAGCTGCCAGTGAACTCTATTCTCCTCTATCAGGAGAAGTAACTGAAATTAATGTAGCTCTTGCAGAAGACCCAGGACTTGTCAACAAATCTTGTTATGAAGATGGTTGGCTGATTAAGATGACTCTGAGCAACCCTTCAGAACTTGATGAACTGATGAGTGAGGATGCATATGAGAGATACATAAAATCTATTGAGGATTGA